The following are encoded together in the Monodelphis domestica isolate mMonDom1 chromosome 5, mMonDom1.pri, whole genome shotgun sequence genome:
- the LOC100012241 gene encoding snRNA-activating protein complex subunit 5-like, translating into MLSRLQELRKEEETLLPVKAALLDQLNRLKVEELALQSFISSREGNGMIHSSPLTEEPENILVQVDNESSINQIELQLSTRNCAQEEEEEEEESDS; encoded by the coding sequence ATGTTGAGCCGACTGCAGGAGCTCCGCAAGGAGGAAGAAACACTGCTGCCGGTAAAGGCAGCCCTGCTGGACCAGCTCAATCGACTCAAGGTTGAAGAGCTGGCCCTGCAATCATTTATTAGCtccagagaagggaatggaatgaTCCATTCTTCACCTTTAACAGAGGAACCAGAAAATATCTTGGTACAGGTAGACAATGAATCTTCCATCAATCAAATTGAATTACAGCTAAGCACAAGAAACTGTGctcaagaagaggaagaggaggaagaagaatcagattcctga